One Paenibacillus sp. FSL W8-0186 genomic window carries:
- the mscL gene encoding large-conductance mechanosensitive channel protein MscL — translation MWKEFKTFAFKGNVLDLAIAVIIGGAFGKIVSSVVEDLIMPLLGILLGGRDFSNIVIQVNEATIKIGSFMQTVIDFLIIAFSIFLFTKLLSKFKRKDDPKPDKPAEPSKEELLLTEIRDLLKNKQL, via the coding sequence ATGTGGAAAGAGTTTAAAACATTTGCATTTAAAGGCAATGTGCTAGATTTGGCTATTGCCGTCATCATCGGCGGGGCATTCGGAAAAATCGTCAGCTCCGTCGTCGAGGATCTAATTATGCCGCTTTTGGGTATCTTGTTAGGCGGGCGCGATTTCTCGAACATCGTGATCCAGGTTAATGAAGCAACGATTAAAATCGGATCGTTCATGCAAACCGTCATTGATTTCCTGATCATCGCTTTTTCGATTTTTCTATTCACCAAGTTGCTCAGCAAATTCAAGCGGAAGGATGACCCCAAACCGGACAAACCCGCAGAACCCAGCAAAGAAGAACTGCTGCTCACTGAAATCCGCGATTTGCTGAAGAACAAGCAGCTTTAG
- a CDS encoding M20 family metallopeptidase has translation MSKMNLLQVALSLEQEIVDVRRHLHQYPELGFQEFITSAYVAEQLERLGLEVQRGVAGTGVVALLETGRPGPCIAVRADMDALPLQERTGLPYASRHEGAMHACGHDGHMAMALGAARMLTGLKRELIGTVKFIFQPAEEMLGGARHMIDAGVLDSPRVDGIIGLHLWPDLPTGCFGVKAGTIMASMDHVDITVHGRSGHGAAPHQGVDAIIAAAHVLTALQVLISRESDPADAVVLSMGSIHGGSIPNIIADEVEIRGTVRAVNSDARERMRDRVTELAQAVAAGMNARADVRYEFGYPPTVNDGQWISFAEEALRELYGQEAIHRLAHAQMTSEDMAYYMEHIPGAFLLVGTGGAGKGRFPLHHPELAVDEQSLIYGAAYLAQFVRNYLRDKN, from the coding sequence ATGAGTAAAATGAACCTATTGCAAGTCGCCTTATCTCTGGAACAGGAAATTGTAGACGTTCGCCGCCATTTGCATCAATACCCCGAGCTGGGTTTCCAGGAGTTCATTACTTCGGCGTACGTGGCGGAGCAGCTTGAGCGGCTTGGGCTTGAGGTGCAGCGCGGCGTTGCCGGTACCGGGGTCGTGGCGCTGCTCGAAACGGGCCGCCCCGGGCCATGCATCGCGGTACGGGCGGATATGGACGCCCTGCCCTTGCAGGAGCGGACAGGGCTGCCTTATGCATCGCGGCATGAGGGCGCGATGCATGCCTGCGGCCATGACGGCCATATGGCCATGGCGCTAGGCGCCGCCCGGATGCTGACCGGACTAAAGCGTGAGCTGATCGGCACGGTCAAGTTCATTTTTCAGCCGGCGGAGGAAATGCTGGGCGGAGCCCGGCACATGATCGATGCTGGGGTCCTGGACTCGCCGCGCGTGGACGGCATCATCGGCTTGCACTTGTGGCCGGACCTGCCGACAGGATGCTTCGGCGTAAAGGCGGGGACAATTATGGCCAGCATGGACCATGTCGACATTACGGTACATGGCCGTTCCGGTCATGGGGCGGCGCCGCATCAGGGCGTCGACGCAATCATCGCCGCAGCTCACGTGCTCACGGCCCTGCAGGTGCTGATTAGCCGCGAGAGCGATCCGGCGGACGCTGTTGTGCTGAGCATGGGTTCGATCCACGGAGGCAGCATCCCTAACATTATTGCGGATGAGGTGGAGATTCGCGGCACAGTTCGTGCGGTGAATTCGGATGCCCGCGAAAGGATGCGAGATCGTGTGACGGAACTTGCTCAGGCGGTTGCGGCGGGGATGAATGCCCGGGCTGACGTTCGCTATGAGTTCGGATATCCGCCCACCGTAAATGATGGCCAGTGGATCAGCTTCGCCGAAGAGGCGCTTCGCGAACTGTACGGGCAGGAAGCAATCCATCGTCTTGCGCATGCGCAAATGACTAGCGAAGACATGGCGTATTACATGGAGCATATCCCTGGCGCGTTCCTGCTGGTCGGCACAGGCGGGGCAGGCAAAGGCAGGTTCCCGCTGCATCATCCGGAGCTTGCCGTCGACGAGCAGTCACTGATCTATGGCGCCGCATATTTGGCGCAGTTTGTACGCAACTATTTACGGGATAAGAACTAA
- a CDS encoding glycoside hydrolase family 3 C-terminal domain-containing protein, whose translation MKRDMKSLIAQMTLEEKAGLCSGLDFWHLKGIERLGIPSIMVTDGPHGLRKQAADADHLGLNESVPATCFPSAVSLASTWNRELTRQVGEALGQECQAENVAVLLGPGANIKRSPLCGRNFEYFSEDPYLSSQMAASHIRGVQSQGVGTSLKHFAANNQEHRRMSTDAVVDERTLREIYLASFEHAVRDAQPWTVMCAYNRLNGEYASEHEELLTGVLRDEWGFEGIVVSDWGAVNERVKALEAGLELEMPSSSGLGEQKIIAAVQNGTLAEAKLDQAVERLLNIIFKAVDEQRENAVYDQEAHHQLAKEVAMESMVLLKNEDRLLPLTKQGKIAVIGTLATKPRYQGGGSSHILPTKLDNVFEEIVQAAGGAEVFFAEGYPLEHDEIDAELMAKAKETAQNADVAVLFIGLPDRYESEGYDREHLSIPQNQIALIEAVASVQPNLVAVLSNGAPIEMPWLPKVKAVLEGYLGGQALGGAIASLLFGDANPSGKLAETFPMKLSDNPSYLNFPGDGDKVEYKEGIFVGYRYYDAKEIEPLFPFGHGLSYTEFSYRDMSISAKEIADSDTVKISVFVKNTGKTAGKEIVQLYVRDIQSSVTRPEKELKGFEKISLKPGEEKKVTFTLDKRSFAYYNVELKDWHVETGEFEILIGKSSREIVLRDTLLVRSGTAIKMKVSRNTLVGDLLADPHLSSTAKKLLDKVNETHPFAQMGDEGNMAEMLAAMMKYMPLRALVNFGGGAFTEEMMDEMIETLNAASSPSSRA comes from the coding sequence ATGAAAAGAGACATGAAATCACTAATTGCCCAAATGACGTTGGAGGAGAAGGCAGGGTTATGTTCAGGGCTGGATTTTTGGCATTTGAAAGGAATCGAGCGTCTGGGCATTCCATCTATTATGGTGACGGACGGACCACACGGTCTGCGCAAGCAGGCGGCGGACGCCGATCATTTAGGGCTCAACGAAAGCGTGCCGGCCACCTGTTTCCCGTCGGCTGTCAGCTTGGCCAGTACATGGAACAGGGAGCTGACTAGGCAGGTTGGTGAAGCGCTAGGCCAGGAGTGCCAGGCCGAGAATGTAGCGGTGCTGCTCGGACCGGGAGCCAATATCAAGCGTTCGCCGCTGTGCGGCAGAAATTTCGAATATTTCTCCGAAGATCCTTACCTCTCCTCACAAATGGCCGCAAGCCATATTCGCGGCGTACAGAGCCAGGGTGTAGGTACATCGTTAAAGCATTTCGCCGCCAACAACCAGGAGCATCGCCGGATGTCGACCGATGCCGTCGTCGACGAAAGAACGCTGCGTGAAATCTATCTGGCCAGCTTCGAGCATGCGGTTCGGGATGCCCAGCCGTGGACGGTGATGTGCGCCTATAACAGATTAAACGGTGAATACGCCTCTGAGCACGAAGAGCTGCTTACCGGCGTTTTAAGGGACGAATGGGGCTTTGAAGGTATTGTCGTTTCTGACTGGGGCGCGGTCAATGAGCGCGTAAAAGCGCTTGAAGCGGGATTGGAGCTGGAAATGCCTTCGAGCAGCGGCCTTGGGGAGCAAAAGATTATCGCTGCCGTCCAAAATGGAACGCTTGCAGAAGCCAAGCTGGATCAAGCTGTGGAAAGACTACTGAACATTATTTTTAAGGCGGTTGACGAGCAGCGGGAGAACGCTGTTTATGATCAGGAGGCGCATCATCAGCTGGCCAAGGAAGTAGCCATGGAGAGCATGGTGCTGTTAAAAAATGAAGATCGGCTGCTGCCGCTTACGAAGCAAGGGAAGATCGCTGTGATCGGTACATTGGCGACAAAGCCTAGATACCAGGGCGGAGGCAGCTCGCATATATTGCCGACGAAGCTGGATAACGTGTTCGAGGAGATCGTTCAGGCAGCGGGCGGTGCAGAGGTGTTCTTTGCCGAGGGCTACCCTCTGGAGCATGATGAAATCGACGCGGAGTTGATGGCCAAGGCGAAAGAAACAGCACAGAATGCAGATGTTGCTGTCTTGTTTATCGGCTTGCCTGATCGATATGAATCGGAAGGCTATGACCGTGAGCATCTGAGCATCCCGCAGAACCAAATCGCATTGATCGAAGCGGTGGCTTCCGTTCAGCCGAACCTTGTCGCGGTGCTCAGCAACGGGGCGCCGATCGAAATGCCTTGGCTGCCGAAAGTAAAAGCGGTGCTGGAAGGTTACTTAGGCGGGCAGGCCCTCGGCGGAGCGATTGCTTCGCTGCTGTTCGGCGATGCAAATCCTTCCGGCAAGCTTGCCGAGACGTTTCCGATGAAGCTCAGTGATAATCCGTCGTATTTGAATTTTCCGGGGGACGGGGACAAGGTGGAGTATAAGGAAGGAATTTTCGTCGGCTACCGTTATTACGATGCCAAGGAAATCGAGCCGCTGTTTCCGTTTGGCCATGGATTGAGCTACACCGAATTCAGTTACCGGGATATGTCCATTAGCGCGAAGGAAATCGCAGATTCAGACACTGTGAAAATCAGCGTATTCGTCAAAAATACAGGAAAAACTGCCGGCAAAGAGATTGTCCAGCTCTATGTGAGAGATATTCAGAGCAGTGTAACGAGACCGGAGAAGGAGCTGAAAGGTTTTGAGAAGATCAGTCTGAAGCCAGGGGAGGAGAAGAAGGTTACTTTTACTCTCGATAAACGCTCCTTCGCTTATTACAATGTCGAGTTAAAGGATTGGCATGTGGAAACGGGCGAATTCGAAATATTAATCGGAAAATCCTCTCGTGAAATCGTGCTGCGCGACACGCTGCTCGTCCGTTCGGGTACAGCCATCAAAATGAAGGTGAGCCGGAATACGCTGGTTGGAGACTTACTTGCTGATCCGCATCTTTCTTCGACAGCGAAGAAGCTGCTCGATAAAGTAAACGAGACCCATCCATTTGCGCAGATGGGCGATGAAGGGAATATGGCCGAAATGCTGGCGGCGATGATGAAATATATGCCGCTGCGCGCGTTGGTTAACTTTGGCGGAGGTGCGTTTACGGAAGAGATGATGGACGAAATGATCGAAACGCTGAATGCAGCAAGTTCTCCTTCTTCCCGGGCATAA
- a CDS encoding DeoR/GlpR family DNA-binding transcription regulator, translating into MLAAERRQIMISMVHADKRVLVSELSDKFNVTEETIRRDLEKLEKEGIVTRTYGGAILNSHTNEDLPFTTRNATNSEIKQQIAAKALDLIHDGDTLMMDPSSTSFELMKLLHQRKNLTVITSSIHILHEFLNSGIQIISTGGTLRPRSMSLVGTNAEEIVKKYNVDKVVMSCKALFLGKGVMDSNEPECELKKAMLRQAGKVLLLADHSKFNKTAFVKLMEFDDIHALITDREPEPAWMDMLKEKEIEVVF; encoded by the coding sequence ATGCTAGCAGCTGAACGGCGCCAAATAATGATCAGCATGGTGCATGCGGATAAACGCGTTCTCGTCTCGGAGCTCAGCGACAAATTCAACGTCACGGAGGAAACGATCCGCCGTGATTTGGAGAAGCTGGAGAAGGAAGGCATCGTCACTCGAACCTATGGCGGTGCAATATTAAACAGCCATACCAATGAAGACCTGCCCTTTACGACCCGAAATGCCACAAATTCGGAAATCAAACAGCAAATCGCAGCTAAAGCATTGGATCTGATCCATGACGGGGATACCCTGATGATGGATCCCAGCTCTACCTCGTTTGAACTGATGAAGCTTCTGCATCAGCGCAAAAATTTAACGGTTATCACAAGCTCGATTCACATTTTGCACGAATTTCTAAACAGCGGGATTCAAATCATTTCCACCGGGGGAACATTGCGTCCTAGGTCGATGTCCCTCGTCGGCACAAACGCAGAGGAGATCGTAAAGAAATACAACGTGGATAAAGTGGTCATGAGCTGCAAAGCGCTATTCCTCGGCAAGGGAGTCATGGACTCCAACGAGCCGGAATGCGAGCTGAAGAAGGCCATGCTGCGCCAAGCCGGCAAAGTGCTGCTGCTTGCGGACCATTCGAAATTCAATAAGACCGCATTTGTCAAGCTCATGGAATTCGATGATATCCACGCGCTCATTACCGACCGGGAACCCGAGCCGGCGTGGATGGACATGTTGAAGGAGAAGGAAATCGAAGTCGTTTTCTGA
- a CDS encoding transcriptional regulator — MNMKVAVIGPHDLVDAVLHIGSFFSELSMLPAPYRHERETLEIIEKIRDQADIMLFTGPIPYQIALAASPGKPMVHVFYSGTALYKVLFDCYRQHVLSFDERLPISVDVLQRNEVEEPLREIGLPIHDIFIKTYASGMGHEEFVAFHYDLWRAGKVMVTVTCVTSVYHRLVELGVPAFRVIPTQSAIRDALNCALLEGKSLRYSSTQIAVGIMNIDNFEQVAKEAASEYDIQRKKIILQQILIDFGEETQSLIKWSNSDEVSFITTRGIIEQVTRKFQDAPLLLEVMERLQWNASIGIGIGRTANEAEGKAREALLKAKTGGGGNCFLIMQDGMVYGPMGSELKLEYSARSENPELISLAKKVGLSVGTINKLISLCRRLGTSRITAAQLAEGFGITLRSARRIMAALEKYEIASIVGEEQPAGRGRPRQIYSLNLEGVDYE; from the coding sequence ATGAACATGAAGGTTGCAGTCATCGGTCCGCATGACCTGGTCGATGCGGTGCTCCATATTGGATCTTTCTTTTCCGAGCTGTCCATGCTCCCTGCGCCTTACCGCCATGAACGGGAGACGCTTGAGATCATCGAGAAAATTCGGGATCAGGCGGATATAATGCTTTTTACGGGTCCGATCCCTTATCAGATTGCCTTGGCGGCATCACCCGGTAAACCTATGGTTCACGTGTTTTATTCGGGAACAGCACTGTATAAGGTGCTGTTTGATTGCTACCGCCAGCATGTTCTGTCTTTCGATGAGCGGCTGCCAATCAGTGTGGATGTGCTGCAGCGAAATGAGGTGGAGGAGCCGCTTCGGGAAATCGGGCTGCCGATTCACGATATTTTTATTAAAACCTATGCATCGGGTATGGGCCATGAGGAATTCGTCGCTTTTCATTATGATTTGTGGAGAGCGGGGAAAGTAATGGTCACGGTAACCTGTGTAACCTCGGTTTATCATCGTCTGGTCGAGCTCGGCGTTCCTGCATTCCGGGTCATACCGACGCAATCGGCGATTCGGGACGCTTTGAATTGCGCTCTGCTGGAAGGGAAGAGCCTTCGTTATAGCAGCACACAAATCGCCGTTGGTATTATGAACATCGATAACTTTGAGCAAGTCGCCAAAGAGGCAGCCTCCGAATACGACATCCAGCGCAAAAAAATTATCCTGCAGCAAATTCTTATCGATTTCGGGGAAGAAACCCAGTCCCTGATCAAATGGAGCAATTCGGATGAAGTGTCGTTTATCACCACACGTGGAATTATCGAGCAGGTGACGCGTAAATTCCAGGACGCTCCGCTGCTGCTGGAAGTCATGGAGCGGCTGCAATGGAATGCCAGTATCGGCATTGGCATTGGCCGTACAGCCAATGAAGCGGAAGGCAAAGCACGCGAAGCGCTGCTCAAGGCCAAGACAGGCGGCGGCGGCAACTGTTTCCTGATTATGCAGGACGGAATGGTTTACGGCCCGATGGGCTCGGAGCTGAAGCTGGAATATTCCGCGCGGAGCGAGAATCCAGAGCTGATTTCGTTAGCGAAAAAGGTAGGGCTTAGTGTGGGTACGATCAATAAGCTCATTTCGTTATGCCGGAGGCTCGGTACGTCGAGGATTACTGCCGCCCAGCTCGCGGAGGGCTTCGGTATTACGCTTCGCAGCGCGCGGCGGATCATGGCGGCCTTGGAGAAATATGAAATTGCCAGTATCGTAGGGGAAGAGCAGCCTGCTGGACGGGGCAGACCGCGGCAAATTTATTCTTTGAACCTAGAAGGAGTCGACTATGAGTAA
- the rhaD gene encoding rhamnulose-1-phosphate aldolase, translating into MTTFKQHPLSCTRKLEIPFVKEMAQITQHMWRFGWDERNGGNISCILDEAEVLQYLDINHVIRTIKPAFPVHELAGRYFIVTGSGKYFKNVVADPEANLGVLRVSKNGEHLELLWGLKDGAVPTSELPSHFMSHIERLKVDPNHRVVIHNHATNVIAMTFIHDLDENKFTKTLWEMCTECIVVFPDGIAVIPWMVPGSSEIGRATAEKMKGHRAVVWPHHGIFGTGSSIDEAFGLIETIEKAAQIYMLIVNQPIRQRITDGELAELARAFGVTPREGILSTRSPL; encoded by the coding sequence ATGACAACTTTTAAACAGCATCCTTTATCCTGTACGCGCAAGCTGGAGATTCCTTTTGTGAAGGAAATGGCGCAAATTACACAGCATATGTGGAGGTTTGGCTGGGATGAGCGGAACGGCGGGAATATTAGCTGCATTCTGGACGAAGCCGAAGTGTTGCAGTATCTGGATATTAACCATGTGATCCGAACGATCAAGCCTGCCTTTCCCGTGCATGAATTGGCTGGCCGCTATTTTATCGTCACCGGTTCGGGCAAGTATTTCAAGAACGTCGTTGCCGACCCGGAAGCGAATCTCGGCGTACTGCGCGTCTCGAAGAATGGAGAGCATTTGGAGCTGCTGTGGGGATTGAAGGACGGCGCTGTACCGACGAGTGAACTGCCGTCCCATTTCATGAGTCATATCGAACGCTTGAAGGTTGACCCGAACCATCGCGTCGTCATTCACAACCATGCGACGAACGTCATTGCTATGACTTTTATTCATGATTTGGACGAAAATAAATTTACGAAGACGCTCTGGGAAATGTGTACGGAATGTATCGTCGTTTTCCCGGATGGCATTGCCGTAATTCCGTGGATGGTGCCGGGTTCCAGCGAGATCGGCAGAGCCACTGCGGAGAAAATGAAGGGCCACCGCGCCGTGGTATGGCCGCACCATGGCATTTTCGGCACGGGCAGCTCCATTGACGAGGCTTTCGGGCTCATTGAAACGATTGAGAAGGCGGCGCAAATCTACATGCTCATTGTCAACCAGCCGATCAGGCAGCGGATTACCGACGGAGAGCTGGCCGAGCTGGCCCGGGCATTTGGCGTAACGCCGCGTGAAGGCATTCTGAGCACCAGGTCACCGCTCTAG
- a CDS encoding AraC family transcriptional regulator produces the protein MTLPADHSLPYICKLMWHSFKIPVFYLNGHKKIEIEFSANFVMNPHFSSKNSWLSQICAPHAGHLPILFRTDDSETFISVPVRTDGEFNGTILLGPAAEMKLTDTEIQAFVQKTGTDHDLHDKLAAYYRSLPVLSITDCVYAAMHLHYMLYQEVLDPADVYTQSRSVTSLSKEIENPVLTISERRQNTAMHHDALFEQKSMQAIKQGNKDEVIRNWRQLPHYGEVGLLSKTSELRSRKNLAITVITLATRAAVEGGLQYETALTISDLYIQNAEELNDVKAVDHFIEEVLSDYAERVHQTKRNRYSKPINICLDYIFKHLYDHISLNDLAQKAALHPNYLSALFKREVGYSLREYIQRTKIEEAQSLLLLTDQTISEISALLNYHDQSYFSKMFKKFTGVTPIKYRNKRSVL, from the coding sequence ATGACCCTGCCAGCCGATCATTCCTTGCCATATATTTGCAAGCTCATGTGGCATTCTTTTAAAATACCGGTCTTTTATTTAAATGGGCATAAAAAGATCGAAATCGAATTTTCCGCTAATTTCGTAATGAATCCGCACTTCTCGTCCAAAAACAGCTGGTTGTCCCAGATATGCGCACCGCATGCCGGACATCTGCCCATTCTCTTTAGAACGGATGATTCGGAGACCTTTATCTCCGTTCCTGTTCGTACGGACGGTGAATTTAATGGAACCATTCTGCTTGGACCGGCAGCTGAAATGAAACTGACTGATACGGAAATTCAAGCTTTCGTGCAGAAGACAGGCACCGATCATGATCTGCACGACAAGCTGGCCGCCTACTATCGCTCCCTCCCCGTGCTTTCGATTACGGACTGCGTGTATGCCGCCATGCATCTACACTATATGCTGTATCAAGAAGTGCTTGACCCTGCCGATGTCTATACGCAGAGCCGTTCGGTAACGAGCTTGTCCAAAGAGATCGAGAATCCGGTCCTCACAATCTCCGAACGCCGCCAGAATACGGCCATGCACCATGATGCCTTGTTTGAGCAAAAATCGATGCAAGCGATTAAACAGGGCAATAAAGATGAGGTTATCCGCAACTGGAGGCAGCTCCCCCATTACGGCGAAGTCGGACTGCTTTCCAAAACAAGCGAGCTCAGAAGCCGGAAAAATCTCGCGATCACCGTCATCACCCTGGCAACCCGGGCCGCCGTGGAAGGCGGGCTGCAATATGAGACCGCCCTGACCATCAGTGATCTGTACATTCAAAATGCCGAAGAATTAAACGATGTTAAGGCGGTCGACCATTTCATTGAGGAAGTGCTGTCCGATTATGCGGAACGCGTGCATCAAACGAAACGGAACCGGTACTCCAAGCCGATCAATATTTGCCTGGATTATATTTTCAAGCATCTGTACGACCATATCAGCCTGAATGATTTGGCTCAAAAAGCAGCGCTTCATCCTAATTATTTATCCGCGCTGTTCAAGCGCGAGGTCGGCTATTCCCTGCGGGAATATATTCAGCGGACCAAAATAGAAGAGGCCCAATCCCTATTGCTGCTTACGGATCAGACCATTTCGGAAATATCGGCATTGCTGAATTATCACGACCAAAGCTACTTCTCGAAAATGTTCAAGAAATTCACCGGAGTGACCCCCATTAAATACAGAAACAAACGAAGCGTCCTGTGA
- a CDS encoding dihydrodipicolinate synthase family protein, which yields MLEHAERVKQSLQGGLIPAVPVPRYADGRIHDEAQAAYASYLARQNIAGVAVWAHTGRGLHLQSGQRRDILRLWRSVLGPSRIVIAGAGALPDSALSMAARIERWRIDSKRMAEEAIAEGADALLVFPPVLLRELPAHEREEAAAEYHRELARLGIPLVIFYLYEGAGGWSYSLDLLRELLSLPHVIGIKIATLDSIMTMQNIARLLAEEFPGQMHITGEDRMFGYALMRGAQSALVGLGAAFPNIQADLIRAYRVQDYARFLDLSERVDGFAEMTFTEPMDKYILRMLHCLVFAGVIPQEAAHDMAGYEMTEQELASIRQGIDKYRLY from the coding sequence ATGTTGGAGCATGCGGAGCGAGTCAAGCAATCCCTGCAGGGAGGGCTGATCCCTGCCGTCCCGGTTCCGCGTTATGCGGACGGGAGGATTCACGACGAGGCTCAGGCCGCATACGCTTCTTACTTGGCTCGTCAGAACATCGCCGGCGTAGCGGTATGGGCGCATACCGGGCGGGGGCTGCATTTGCAGTCGGGGCAGCGGCGTGATATTTTACGGTTGTGGCGGTCGGTCCTAGGTCCCTCTCGAATAGTCATTGCCGGGGCAGGAGCGCTGCCTGATTCTGCTTTAAGCATGGCAGCCCGAATCGAGCGCTGGCGGATAGATAGTAAAAGGATGGCCGAGGAAGCGATCGCTGAGGGAGCGGATGCCTTGCTAGTATTTCCGCCCGTCCTTCTTCGCGAGCTGCCAGCTCATGAGCGGGAGGAGGCAGCGGCTGAATATCACCGCGAGTTGGCTCGGCTCGGCATTCCACTAGTCATCTTTTATTTGTATGAGGGAGCGGGTGGATGGTCGTATTCCCTGGATTTGCTGCGGGAGCTGCTCTCTCTGCCGCATGTGATCGGTATCAAGATCGCGACGCTGGACAGCATCATGACGATGCAGAACATCGCCCGGCTCCTTGCCGAAGAGTTTCCAGGCCAGATGCACATCACGGGAGAAGACAGGATGTTCGGTTATGCCCTGATGCGCGGAGCACAGAGCGCGCTCGTGGGCCTTGGAGCTGCTTTTCCGAATATTCAGGCGGATCTGATTAGGGCGTACCGCGTACAGGATTACGCCAGGTTCCTCGACTTATCGGAGCGTGTGGACGGATTCGCCGAGATGACCTTCACAGAGCCGATGGATAAGTACATTTTAAGAATGCTGCATTGCCTTGTCTTTGCCGGCGTCATTCCGCAGGAAGCGGCCCATGATATGGCAGGATACGAAATGACGGAACAAGAGCTGGCTTCGATTCGCCAAGGGATCGATAAGTACCGGTTGTATTAA